The following nucleotide sequence is from Ochotona princeps isolate mOchPri1 chromosome 24, mOchPri1.hap1, whole genome shotgun sequence.
GAGGGATGGAGAACTGCTCACATGCCCTTTTGCCCAATTCTCACCTCCCAGGCACCCAAAAAGGCCAAGAGAAGGGCAGCGGCAGAAGGGGGCAGCTCCAATGTCTTCTCCATGTTCGACCAGACTCAGATCCAGGAGTTCAAGGAGGTGAGGGTGACTGAAGGCCCCTCTGGAATGTGCACCTGTctgcggtggggggggggaggagaatTCCTTCCCGACTCCCCAGGCTGGGTGGAAGAGGACCGCTGGCTGGCGGCCAAAACCTGATctctccctggggtgggggtgcaggttGAGATATCTCATGGGAACCTCACTCTTTTACACTCTTGTCCCCCACAGGCCTTCACTGTCATTGACCAGAATCGTGATGGCATCATTGACAAGGAGGACCTCCGGGACACCTTTGCAGCTATGGGTGAGCTGCTCCCTACAGAGTCTGGAGAATTCAGTTGGCTCTGTCTGGGTTCCACTTTGGGCCTCAGTCTACCCAGCTGAAAAATAGTCGGGAGGGCCTGAAgcgatgggaagctgagctgtggCCCCAGGACCCTGCTCCAAGCTCCTTCCAACCTCCCCCTGACCCCCCGTTCCAGGCCGCCTCAACGTGAAGAATGAAGAGCTAGATGCCATGATGAAGGAAGCCAGCGGGCCCATCAACTTCACTGTCTTCCTGACCATGTTTGGGGAGAAGCTAAAGGGTAAGCCAAGTGTCCTGGGGCCACGGTGCCAGCTGCCCTTCCACCAACTGTCTACTCCGGGACACCCGCgcctcctctgctctctgacCTCCTTTCCCCTCAGGTGCTGATCCTGAGGATGTAATCACCGGGGCCTTCAAGGTCCTGGACCCCGAGGGCAAGGGCACCATCAAGAAGCAGTTGTGAGTGGCCCCTGCAGCTATCCCCACACGGCCAAGGGTTGGGCACTGCCAGACACGGAGAAATAAGATAGTGGACAAGGgcaatgggggggggggttccatttccaaagcaaacGGGGCTGGGGGAAGAAGGGCAACAGCAGGGAGGCCCTTGGGGTCAGCGAGTGACCTCCTGGCCATCAGGGAAGGCGGGGTGGTAGCCCCGGGCATGGGGTGCCCACACAAGCCCAATCTCAAGTGGGTCCATCACCCTTGCAGCCTCGAGGAGCTGCTCACCACGCAGTGTGATCGCTTCTCCCAGGAGGAGGTGAGTGGGGACAGAAGGCTGGGAAGGCGGGAGGGGACCAGAGAGGAAGGCTGGCTGGCTTCAGGACCTGCTGATACCCCGCGTCTTTCCCTAGATCAAGAACATGTGGGCCGCCTTCCCCCCCGACGTGGGCGGCAATGTAGACTACAAGAACATCTGCTACGTCATCACGCACGGTGACGCCAAGGACCAGGAGTAGGGGGACCCTCTGGGGCTTCCTTTGACCGGCCAGTCCgacctccaccccccaccccccgacgCCCAATAAAAATCGACTGGTCTTTGTTTCTTATGGGTGGCGCCTCTGCAGTGTTTGTGGGCGCGGGCGGATGGGCTTGCGCGACCCCTAGGGATCCTAAGGTCTGGCAGTGGAAACAACTGAGGCGCGAAGGCCGCGGGACAGCTGGAGTTTTTATTGAAGTCGGCGATGGGCGGGGAGGAGTGGGGCCGGAAGAGGGGCGTGGCCGCCGCTCAGGGGCGTGGCCGGGGGCGGGGCTCCAAACTCCGCGACTCTGGGAGAGCCGTTCGGCCCGAGAACCCGCACAAAGCCCATGCCGAGGCGGCTGTGCCGGAGGGGGCTCAGGCGCCTGGCAGCGTAGGACCCGGCATTGGGCTGGAGACAGACTGCAGGCGGAGCGCAGGTGAGTCCCGGCAGGGTGGGGGACCTCAGAGAGCGTCCGACTGCTCGCCCgaagcctggctctgctgcatCTGGGCCTGCATCTTCTCCAGCATCTCCTGCATGCGGCGCAGCTGTGCGGGGCGAGAGTGCAGACGGTTGGGTCGCGCGAGCCCGGAGCCGGACCCCGACGACGAGGGCCTGGGCCTTGGCGGGCGTGGTGGGCGTGGAGTGGGAGCGAGGTGGTCCCGCTCACCTCTTCGTCCTTCTCGCGGATCAACTTCTCCGTCTCGGCCAGGGGCAGCATGGGCAGGGGGATTTCTGTGGCGCTCTGGCGGGAAAGCTtactgggggttgggggaggaacGGGGTTCAGGAGTGGAGGTTCCAGGCCGAGAGGCGGGGCCTGGGGCGAGGTGGGGCCCCTGCAGGCTGAGCCATTTCCACAAGATTTGGACCCGAGGCCAAGTGGGTGGAGAAAATCCGGGagatgagtgagagagagagaggggcctgGGTAATGCAGGCGGGGCCATAGGGAGGGGGTGGAGTTCGGGAAAAGCTGGGGTTCTGGGCGGGGTCTTTTCCGGAAGGGCAGCACCAAGCGTGGGCCTCCTAGCCCAGTAGCCCCCTGGCCGGTGGACTTGAGTCTCACCTGCGGTTGGTCCGAGCCCCgggcctggccaagctctgcagACAGCGGGCCCGGTAGCCCTCGTAGAGAAGATCGTGTGTGACTTCTTTCAAGTCCTGCAGGTGTGTCTGCACCAGCATCCGTCGCAGGTTCAAGAAATCGCAGTGATGTGGGTTCTCCACTGGTGGAGACGGGGGTGGGCCAGCAAGCGTCAGGGAAGTTGGGGTCCAATCCCAGCTTCAGGGTCGGATCTGCACCAGTTCCTGCCACCGTTCCAGCCCAGGGTCCCGTGTCCGCAGCCTAAGGACTCTTCTTGGCATCTGGGACCCAGCCCACCCTGAAACCCCCACGTTTGGTTCCTGCTGACTGGAAAGTGGCCTTGGGTTGGCTGTTGGCCGCGACGTGACTCACCCTCCACAGTACCCCACGAGTAGTGGCGTCCCCTCACTGGTCGTGACCCGCCATCTCTCACTACCTCGCAGGAACCCACGACTGCGAAGGGGAGGCTGCTCTAGAGGAGGGGAGTCAGGGGTCGCCGTCTCAGCTCCCCCTTGCCAATCTTCCTCCATCCCTCGCTCCCCCTCCCTGGGGCCACTCTCACCTTCATTTCTGCATCCTGCCTCTTGAAGTCTTCATCCTCATCTGAGTCGCAATCTGGGAACTGGTAGATGTTGATCTCCTCCTCCTTCAGCTGATCCCGGATctccaaagagaaagagacagggatggTAAGAAATGGAGGGGAAGAGTGACAGCTAGGACGTGGTCACAAGAGAGGGGAAGATGCCAAAGGCAGGGTGGTAACAACTGAACCTAAAGCAGAACCGAAACCAAAATCCCGGTGTTTGGGGAAACAGCAGGAGGGGCTCTAGGGTGGTGGGAAAGGGGACAGAGCTTCGTGGGATCAGAGGGGTATCACAGGTCATCAGACAAATGTCTAAGTCCAGGCCCATATAACCACCCATGCTCAACCTCCCTCATCCAAACAGCCCTCCACAATCAAAGCAAAGTCAAAGCCTAGTTCAAGTTCGGTCATGGCTTTTGGCTTCCCTTGGGGCCAAAGGTCAGAGGACACCATCCCTACCTTCTGCTTGAGGGCCTGGGTTTCCTGGGGCAGCAGAGCGTCTGCTTTGCCAATAACCGGGATTATGTTGACTTTCTCGTGCACCGCCCGCAGGAAGGCCACATCTAGGGGCCGGAGCCTGCACCcagcagggatgggtcagggCCCAGCCCCAGGGTGCACAGGGTCAGCCTctctcctcccccgcccccgatGCTCCCAGGGTGCTCCTCAGACCCCCGGCCGAAGGGCGAGATGAAGTAGAGGCAGCAGTGGACGCGGGAGTCCTGGATGTTCTTGCGGTTCAGGCCGCTCTCGTCCCTAAGATACTGCTCGAACTGCTCTTCGATATAGCGCACCAcgggcagccagctggggagaggAAGTGCCCCCAGAGGTCAGAGGCTGTGGGAGCAAGGAGCAAGACGTGGAGGTGGGGCTGGCACTTCCGTATCGCCTGTCAGCATGCCAGGCTTAAGTCcctgttcctctgcttctgagtcAGCTTCCTGAGGATGCCCACCCAGGAGCATAGCAGGTGATGAATTGCTTAAGTATTTGGGGCCCTGTCAGCCACCGGAAACCCAGCGgaggtcccagctcccagctcggGCCTGGCCTCACACCAACCAGTGCaggcagacacttggggagtaaaccggaAGAAGGAAGCTCTTTTATCTCTCtcaatctatctttcaaataagaataaaatgaaaatctaaaaataagaTGAATTTTAAAAGGCATCGAGAGCCAGCAGGGGTGTGGGTGAGACAGCCAGGAGCGCAGGACTGGGGCAGCAGCACACAAACCCTGATCTGATCACATCACACATCCTACCTGTCACCCTCTGCCCCATAAATgtattttcaggatttattttcattttattggaagcAGAATTCTCCCATCGACTGATTGACtgcctcaaatgcctacaacagtcaaggctgggcaagattgaagccaagagcctggaagtcagtccaggtgtcccaggagtaacagggacccaagtccttgagccagcactcgctgtatgcatcagcaggaagctggattagaagcagggctgggactgcCTCCATCCCACACTGATAAGGAATGAGGGCTCTCCAGGTTTTatctttaactgctacaccaaatgtctgctccaagattttttttttaacgtttattttcatctgaaaggaAGAGTCGTagattcccccaaatggctgcaatggccaaagctaagctgatccaaagccaagaacctcctcctggtttcccacaaagtgcagggttccaaagctttgggccatcctccagggctttctcagggcataagcagggagctggatgggaagtggagcagctgggactagaaccagtcctcaaatgggatgctggcactgcagagaggtttaacttgctatgccgtGGCACtggcaagattttttttaaagctgtggcAATGCAAATAAAGCCTGTGACTGCAGTCCTAGCATCAGtaaataaaagagaagaaaagcaagcaCAGGACACTTTGGGCTACATTGTGCGTGATGGAGCCAGGACAACCCACTCTGGTCTGGAATTGCTCTCTGGGTTTGCACAGAGGGGCACCTCCCAGGCCTTAGCCCCCTCACCAGTCGGAGCAGTCCACCGCATCCCCGAAGCCAGGTGTGTCGACCAGGGTCAGCTTCACTTTTACGCCTCCCTCTTCGATCTCCACATCCCGGCGCTCGATGGTCAGCGTTTGTGTCAAGCGTGCTATGAGGAGGACAGGGAGGGTCTCGGAGCTGCCTGGGGTCTCAGTGGGCACTCATTTCCTTTTTCCAGCATCATAGCTGCCTCCCCCCGTGAAAAAAGCAACACATGAGGCAGGGGTGGATGGGGGAGCAGGGGTACTCTCACCGCTGACTTCCGGCACCTGCCGCTCCTCATAGAGGTTGGTGTGGAAGAGGCTGTTGATGAGGGTGGAtttccccagacctgactcccctAGGGAGAGACATGCCTGCTTGGTTGGTAGGTGAGAGAGCAGCCaggtccccctccccagcccccatgcTTCCTCTCCAAACCTGCCACCATGAGTGTGAAGTCAAACCCCTTCTTGACAGACTTGCGGTGCAGCTGGCTGGGCAGAGCTGCAAAACCTACATACTCCTTGTCCTGTTGGCAGGGGGCGGATGACTGAAGGTGGCcggaggggcaggcagggcccccAGCACCACCGGAACTCAGCGACTGGGCCTGGGTCTGGCCATCCTGGGAGTAGAGGGCTAGGGGGCCCAGCTACTGGGTTCCTGGGCAGAGGGACTCACCATGATTCTGCTGGCTGTTGCTGCACCTGCTGTCGCTCCCCACTTCCTCTGGCGGGACAGGAAGTTGAGGGCGGCAAACAAGGGGGCGGGTGGTAGGAAGTTCCAATGCAGAGTCCGCCCAGGCCGGAGAGGTGATGAAAACCACGACCATGAGTacctggggcaggtgggtgggaggcGGTCCACACCTGTATCCATTTTCCCATTATACTTCTGGCAGCTGCAACCCCTCCATTCTCCACATTCCTTTAGTCCAAGCCCCACAGCAGCCCCTTTACCGTAATGAGAGGCGGGGTGTAGGCAGAGCGGAAGAAAGCAGGCTGCTGTCTGTGGCAGGTGAGAGAAAGGTTGTGAcaggatgatttttaaaagttccaggGATGGGTGTGTTGACATAGTTGGGTAAGCCACCCCTGgaacatccacatcccatattacaGCACTTGGGCTCAAGTCCCACCTGTGCTGCtggttctagcttcttgctaattggCAGCTGTGGTAGCTCaaacagctggggagtgaactagagggtgcaagatatctcttcctctctcagttttgtttttatctgacaggcagagttgcagaaagagaaagagctcttccatccactgcttcactccccaaacggctgcaatagcttaggctgggccaggctaaagccaggagccaggaactccacattcaggtctcccacgtggtgacaggggcccaagtatttgcatcatcttccattgcattcccaggaacattaacatggagctggatcagaagtggagcacctgggactcaaacctagatGCCAGTgt
It contains:
- the SEPTIN1 gene encoding septin-1; the protein is MVAGESGLGKSTLINSLFHTNLYEERQVPEVSARLTQTLTIERRDVEIEEGGVKVKLTLVDTPGFGDAVDCSDCWLPVVRYIEEQFEQYLRDESGLNRKNIQDSRVHCCLYFISPFGRGLRPLDVAFLRAVHEKVNIIPVIGKADALLPQETQALKQKIRDQLKEEEINIYQFPDCDSDEDEDFKRQDAEMKSSLPFAVVGSCEVVRDGGSRPVRGRHYSWGTVEVENPHHCDFLNLRRMLVQTHLQDLKEVTHDLLYEGYRARCLQSLARPGARTNRSKLSRQSATEIPLPMLPLAETEKLIREKDEELRRMQEMLEKMQAQMQQSQASGEQSDAL
- the MYL11 gene encoding myosin regulatory light chain 11, encoding MAPKKAKRRAAAEGGSSNVFSMFDQTQIQEFKEAFTVIDQNRDGIIDKEDLRDTFAAMGRLNVKNEELDAMMKEASGPINFTVFLTMFGEKLKGADPEDVITGAFKVLDPEGKGTIKKQFLEELLTTQCDRFSQEEIKNMWAAFPPDVGGNVDYKNICYVITHGDAKDQE